From one Salmo salar chromosome ssa09, Ssal_v3.1, whole genome shotgun sequence genomic stretch:
- the LOC106613074 gene encoding WSC domain-containing protein 1 — translation MAKPLYRLQRFLRRAQLFLLFLGVAYIMAGSVLLLQRASLVVTQRGATSPPLPSIPSPPRALELGMPPVRVGGYGGRSSRIMARGQGYQPGSLLDNRTGARWLMSRNLEIRQLRRRWFHSLMTEKDMSQVERSTPRRNVPHKGSYIGCFLDNSKERALRGSVFTDFRKMTSTMCQDTCLASGYQFAGLEYGSECYCGNHITSLRVRDKECNLDCKGEKGSQCGGVGRLSVFTVEDVLPGQRRYRNVRYRGCFREPGNSSSTSLVHVLQLNLTSQSCIEACMNKEFPLAMLRSPDCFCGYATPDFTLHEPAEEEHCSQSNTTEASLPSTLQHFYQVYQTPVQDSRCTEKKFLPEKSSSLVALSSFPGAGNTWVRHLIELATGYYTGSYYFDGTLYNRGFKGEKDYWKSGRTICVKTHESGRREIEMYDSVILLIRSPYRSLMAEFNRKCAGHLGYASDQHWKTKEWPEFVSSYASWWASHVLDWLQFGQRVLVVHFEELQTALVPQLRSIASFLNTTVTEDRLLCAESNQDGHFKRSGARQPTFDPFTPDMRGMIDGLIRAVDQALRDRNHTGLPLEYLPR, via the exons ATGGCCAAGCCCCTCTACAGACTGCAGCGTTTCCTCCGGAGGGCCCAGCTGTTCCTGCTCTTCCTGGGTGTGGCCTACATCATGGCCGGGAGCGTCCTGCTGCTCCAACGGGCCAGCCTGGTGGTGACCCAGCGAGGGGCCACCAGCCCTCCACTGCCCTCCATACCCTCACCACCCCGGGCCCTGGAGCTGGGGATGCCACCTGTAAGGGTAGGAGGCTACGGGGGCAGGAGCTCACGGATCATGGCCAGGGGGCAGGGGTACCAGCCTGGGAGCCTGTTGGACAACAGGACTGGAGCACGCTGGCTCATGTCGAGGAATCTGGAGATCCGACAGCTGCGGCGGCGCTGGTTCCACAGCCTGATGACGGAGAAGGATATGTCACAGGTGGAGAGGAGCACCCCCAGGAGGAATGTGCCTCACAAAG GTTCTTACATAGGCTGCTTTCTGGATAATTCCAAGGAGCGGGCTTTAAGGGGGTCTGTATTTACTGATTTCCGCAAAATGACCAGCACCATGTGCCAGGATACCTGCTTAGCGAG TGGCTACCAGTTTGCTGGTCTGGAGTATGGGTCGGAGTGTTACTGTGGCAACCACATCACCAGCCTGCGTGTGAGAGACAAGGAATGTAACTTGGACTGTAAAGGGGAGAAAGGCTCGCAGTGTGGCGGTGTTGGGCGCCTGTCAGTGTTCACGGTGGAGGATGTGCTTCCAGGCCAGAGGAGAT ACAGGAACGTGCGTTACCGCGGCTGCTTCAGGGAGCCTGGGAACAGCTCCTCTACATCTCTGGTCCATGTGCTCCAGCTCAACCTCACCTCCCAGTCCTGCATAGAGGCCTGCATGAACAAG GAGTTTCCGCTGGCTATGCTGAGGAGTCCGGACTGTTTCTGTGGTTACGCTACTCCTGACTTCACTCTCCATGAGCCGGCTGAGGAGGAGCACTGTTCACAGAGCAACACCACTGAAGCTTCCTTACCATCAACCCTCCAGCACTTCTACCAGGTCTACCAGACACCTGTCCAAG ACTCCAGATGCACAGAGAAGAAGTTCCTACCAGAGAAGTCCAGTTCATTGGTAGCGCTCTCCAGCTTCCCAGGAGCAGGCAACACCTGGGTCAGACACCTCATAGAGTTGGCCACAGGATACTACACAGGCAGCTACTACTTTGATGGAACCCTTTACAACAGAG GCTTCAAAGGCGAGAAGGATTACTGGAAGAGTGGTCGGACCATTTGTGTGAAAACACATgaaagtgggaggagagagatagagatgtatGACTCTGTCATCCTGCTGATCAGGAGCCCGTACCGTTCCCTCATGGCAGAGTTCAACAGGAAGTGTGCAGGACATCTGGGATACGCCTCTGATCAGCACTGGAAGACCAAAG AGTGGCCTGAGTTTGTGAGCAGCTACGCCTCCTGGTGGGCATCCCACGTACTGGACTGGCTGCAGTTCGGCCAACGGGTCCTAGTGGTCCACTTCGAGGAACTACAGACAGCGCTGGTGCCCCAGCTACGATCCATCGCCTCCTTCCTCAACACCACAGTGACCGAGGACAGACTGCTATGTGCCGAGAGCAACCAGGATGGACACTTTAAACGCTCCGGGGCCCGGCAGCCCACCTTCGACCCCTTCACACCCGACATGAGAGGAATGATAGATGGGCTGATCCGTGCTGTGGACCAGGCTCTCCGGGACAGAAACCACACAGGCCTTCCACTGGAGTATCTGCCCAGATGA